Proteins co-encoded in one Afipia sp. P52-10 genomic window:
- a CDS encoding ABC transporter ATP-binding protein, producing MTAHAISLTNVNLSLGTGAARVHILKDISLTVASGSAVGMIGPSGSGKSTLLMVMAGLERPDQGEVVVDGTRFNGLDEDGLARFRGRNVGIVFQSFHLIPTMTALENVAVPLELAGSGDAHTRAEHELASVGLGERLHHYPSQLSGGEQQRVALARALAPDPALLLADEPTGNLDESTGRQIVDLLFAKHAERGMTLVLVTHDNGLAQRCDRVIRLRSGRIDWQAAERSRASTA from the coding sequence ATGACCGCCCATGCGATTTCCCTGACCAACGTCAACCTCTCGCTCGGCACCGGCGCAGCCCGCGTGCACATCCTCAAGGACATCAGCCTGACGGTCGCATCCGGCAGCGCCGTCGGCATGATCGGACCATCCGGCTCCGGCAAATCGACCTTGCTGATGGTCATGGCCGGGCTTGAACGCCCCGATCAAGGCGAAGTGGTGGTGGATGGCACGCGTTTCAATGGATTGGACGAAGATGGCCTCGCCCGCTTCCGCGGCCGCAACGTCGGCATCGTCTTCCAGTCGTTTCATCTGATCCCGACCATGACCGCACTCGAGAATGTCGCCGTGCCGCTCGAGCTTGCAGGCAGCGGCGATGCGCACACGCGCGCCGAACACGAACTCGCGTCGGTCGGACTCGGTGAGCGGCTGCACCACTATCCCTCGCAACTGTCCGGTGGCGAACAGCAGCGGGTGGCGCTGGCGCGCGCGCTCGCACCCGATCCCGCCCTGCTGCTCGCCGACGAGCCGACCGGCAACCTGGACGAAAGCACCGGCCGGCAGATCGTCGATCTCTTGTTCGCCAAGCATGCCGAACGCGGCATGACGCTGGTGCTGGTCACCCACGACAACGGCCTGGCGCAACGCTGCGATCGGGTGATCCGCCTGCGCTCGGGCCGCATCGACTGGCAGGCCGCCGAACGCAGCCGCGCGAGCACGGCCTGA